Proteins encoded together in one Eublepharis macularius isolate TG4126 chromosome 2, MPM_Emac_v1.0, whole genome shotgun sequence window:
- the FKBP3 gene encoding peptidyl-prolyl cis-trans isomerase FKBP3: MAAPASPWSPEELRSEALPKREIVRFLQEQAAHGFLAQHKLLGQIKNVAKTASKDQLIAAYNQLFETKSFKGTEGAEHVTEQVKNIKIDEEKPKETKPEEAVEEGPPKYTKSTLKKGDKINFPKKGDTVHCWYTGKLEDGTVFDTNIQTGSKKKKASKPLSFKVGVGKVIRGWDEALLTMSKGEKAHLEIEPEWAYGKKGQPDAKIPPNAKLLFEVELVDIE; the protein is encoded by the exons ATGGCGGCCCCGGCGAGCCCCTGGAGCCCGGAGGAGCTGCGCAGCGAAGCGCTGCCCAAGCGGGAGATCGTCCGCTTCCTGCAGGAGCAGGCGGCCCACGGG ttccTTGCACAACACAAGTTACTCGGACAGATAAAAAACGTAGCCAAGACTGCCAGTAAAGATCAGCTCATTGCAGCTTATAACCAGCTCTTTGAAACGAAG AGCTTCAAGGGCACAGAAGGTGCAGAGCACGTGACGGAGCAGGTGAAAAACATCAAGATCGATGAAGAAAAGCCCAAAGAAACGAAGCCCGAGGAAGCTGTTGAGGAG GGCCCCCCCAAATATACAAAGTCAACTCTGAAAAAGGGGGACAAAATCAACTTTCCCAAGAAGGGTGATACCGTTCACTGCTGGTATACAGGGAAGCTGGAAGATGGGACAGTTTTCGATACGAATATTCAGACAG gctcaaagaaaaagaaagcctcTAAGCCGCTAAGCTTCAAAGTCGGGGTCGGAAAAGTGATCCGAGGT TGGGACGAAGCTCTGCTGACCATGAGCAAAGGGGAGAAGGCTCACCTGGAAATTGAACCGGAATGGGCTTACGGGAAGAAAGGGCAACCTGATGCCAA GATTCCACCAAATGCAAAGCTTCTGTTTGAAGTTGAATTGGTGGATATTGAATga